The Lysinibacillus pakistanensis genome includes a window with the following:
- a CDS encoding nucleotidyltransferase domain-containing protein — protein MRTDIDNWESITITEINKLFSIIPIKWGIAGGWALDLHLGKQSRAHDDIDVIILRDEQLTAYNHLSGDWMLYKAENGKLVPWQEGEFLKTTNDIWVTKSSSSPWAFQIMLVETEQQSWIYRREKSIRRRLEDIFLRTDDEIPYLRPEIQLLYKGGSPKVREKDFQDLQIMLPYLLPEQRDWLKMTLKRQFPTGHSWLDYI, from the coding sequence TTGCGGACAGATATAGATAATTGGGAATCAATCACCATAACAGAAATTAATAAGCTCTTTTCTATTATTCCAATTAAATGGGGTATTGCAGGGGGATGGGCTTTAGATCTACATTTAGGCAAACAGTCAAGGGCACATGATGATATAGATGTAATAATACTTCGAGACGAACAATTGACTGCCTATAATCATTTGTCAGGTGATTGGATGTTATACAAAGCAGAGAATGGGAAACTTGTTCCTTGGCAAGAAGGCGAGTTTTTAAAAACCACAAATGACATCTGGGTTACAAAAAGCAGTAGTTCTCCCTGGGCTTTTCAAATTATGTTAGTAGAGACTGAACAACAATCCTGGATATACAGGAGAGAAAAATCTATTCGAAGAAGATTAGAGGATATATTTTTAAGAACAGATGATGAGATACCTTACCTAAGACCCGAGATTCAACTCCTTTATAAAGGTGGTAGTCCAAAGGTTAGAGAAAAAGACTTTCAAGATTTACAAATTATGCTTCCATATTTACTGCCTGAACAAAGGGATTGGTTAAAAATGACTTTGAAAAGACAATTTCCAACTGGTCATTCGTGGCTTGATTATATCTAA